One window from the genome of Magnolia sinica isolate HGM2019 chromosome 4, MsV1, whole genome shotgun sequence encodes:
- the LOC131243353 gene encoding uncharacterized protein LOC131243353 isoform X2 — MGRSVALFHLLRSHSKHLSTPRFQAGLHAHRSFGARESFSTVRPPLPNKYEHMNFNHLGTQKRWASQASRERNEENDSKISIGPRRTADINEDGKDTGIVYYGPISSTIKKVKLLSLSTCCLSVSLGPVITFMTGPDMNVILKGAVASSVIFLSASTTAALHWFVSPYVHKLKWRPGSDSFEVEMLSWLATHIPKTIRFSDIRPPETNRPFVTFKANNSFYFIDSEHCQNKALLARLTPQKKPAHESAFKNL; from the coding sequence GCCTCCATGCCCATAGGAGTTTTGGAGCACGGGAGTCATTCTCAACTGTCAGGCCCCCACTTCCAAACAAATATGAGCACATGAACTTCAATCATTTGGGTACTCAGAAAAGATGGGCTTCTCAGGCTTCTCGggagagaaatgaagagaatgacAGCAAAATCAGCATCGGACCACGTAGAACTGCAGACATCAATGAGGATGGTAAAGACACTGGAATCGTGTATTATGGGCCAATCTCATCAACCATCAAGAAAGTGAAGCTACTCTCACTCTCCACTTGCTGCCTTTCGGTGTCTCTCGGTCCTGTCATAACCTTCATGACTGGGCCCGACATGAACGTGATTCTGAAAGGTGCTGTTGCGTCTTCTGTTATATTCCTTAGCGCTTCCACAACTGCAGCCCTTCACTGGTTTGTTAGCCCTTATGTTCACAAGCTCAAGTGGCGGCCTGGCTCGGATAGCTTCGAGGTAGAGATGTTGTCATGGTTGGCGACGCACATTCCAAAGACAATCAGGTTTTCTGATATTAGGCCACCAGAAACCAACAGGCCTTTTGTGACATTCAAGGCCAACAACAGCTTCTATTTCATCGATTCCGAACACTGTCAAAACAAGGCTCTACTGGCAAGGCTGACCCCCCAGAAGAAACCAGCTCATGAATCAGCCTTCAAGAACTTGTAA
- the LOC131243353 gene encoding uncharacterized protein LOC131243353 isoform X1 encodes MGRSVALFHLLRSHSKHLSTPRFQAAGLHAHRSFGARESFSTVRPPLPNKYEHMNFNHLGTQKRWASQASRERNEENDSKISIGPRRTADINEDGKDTGIVYYGPISSTIKKVKLLSLSTCCLSVSLGPVITFMTGPDMNVILKGAVASSVIFLSASTTAALHWFVSPYVHKLKWRPGSDSFEVEMLSWLATHIPKTIRFSDIRPPETNRPFVTFKANNSFYFIDSEHCQNKALLARLTPQKKPAHESAFKNL; translated from the coding sequence CAGGCCTCCATGCCCATAGGAGTTTTGGAGCACGGGAGTCATTCTCAACTGTCAGGCCCCCACTTCCAAACAAATATGAGCACATGAACTTCAATCATTTGGGTACTCAGAAAAGATGGGCTTCTCAGGCTTCTCGggagagaaatgaagagaatgacAGCAAAATCAGCATCGGACCACGTAGAACTGCAGACATCAATGAGGATGGTAAAGACACTGGAATCGTGTATTATGGGCCAATCTCATCAACCATCAAGAAAGTGAAGCTACTCTCACTCTCCACTTGCTGCCTTTCGGTGTCTCTCGGTCCTGTCATAACCTTCATGACTGGGCCCGACATGAACGTGATTCTGAAAGGTGCTGTTGCGTCTTCTGTTATATTCCTTAGCGCTTCCACAACTGCAGCCCTTCACTGGTTTGTTAGCCCTTATGTTCACAAGCTCAAGTGGCGGCCTGGCTCGGATAGCTTCGAGGTAGAGATGTTGTCATGGTTGGCGACGCACATTCCAAAGACAATCAGGTTTTCTGATATTAGGCCACCAGAAACCAACAGGCCTTTTGTGACATTCAAGGCCAACAACAGCTTCTATTTCATCGATTCCGAACACTGTCAAAACAAGGCTCTACTGGCAAGGCTGACCCCCCAGAAGAAACCAGCTCATGAATCAGCCTTCAAGAACTTGTAA